A genomic region of Exiguobacterium sp. Helios contains the following coding sequences:
- the sucD gene encoding succinate--CoA ligase subunit alpha, translating into MSIWVNESTKVIIQGITGNQGMFHGEQMIDYGTNLVGGVTPGKGGTEVLGVPVFDTVAQAVEKTAANASIIYVPPAFAADAIMEAADANIALIICITEGIPVLDMVKVKRYLDGKPVRLIGPNCPGVITPGVAKLGIMPGYIHTPGHVGIVSRSGTLTYEAVHQLTTAGIGQSTAVGIGGDPVNGTDFIDTLKAFNEDPETKAVIMLGEIGGTAEEEAAEWVKANMTKPVIGFIGGQTAPEGKRMGHAGAIISGGKGTAAEKIKTLRANGIEVAETPAIIGETLIRVIKEAGIYDECVTGSTVN; encoded by the coding sequence ATGAGTATTTGGGTAAATGAATCAACAAAAGTCATCATTCAAGGAATTACAGGGAATCAAGGGATGTTCCACGGCGAACAGATGATTGATTACGGAACGAACCTCGTCGGTGGCGTGACACCAGGTAAAGGTGGAACGGAAGTATTAGGAGTACCGGTCTTCGATACAGTAGCTCAGGCAGTCGAAAAGACAGCTGCCAATGCTTCAATCATCTATGTACCGCCTGCATTTGCAGCGGATGCCATCATGGAAGCAGCGGATGCAAACATCGCTTTGATCATTTGTATCACGGAAGGAATTCCGGTTCTTGATATGGTTAAAGTAAAACGTTATCTAGACGGAAAACCAGTCCGTCTGATCGGACCAAACTGTCCGGGTGTGATTACGCCAGGCGTTGCGAAACTTGGGATCATGCCAGGATACATTCATACTCCAGGTCACGTTGGAATCGTTTCACGTTCTGGAACATTGACGTACGAAGCAGTTCATCAATTGACGACAGCAGGAATTGGTCAATCAACAGCAGTAGGAATCGGTGGCGATCCGGTCAACGGAACAGATTTCATTGATACGCTTAAAGCGTTTAATGAAGATCCGGAAACAAAAGCCGTCATCATGCTGGGTGAAATCGGTGGAACGGCAGAAGAAGAAGCGGCTGAGTGGGTCAAAGCCAACATGACGAAGCCGGTCATCGGATTCATCGGTGGACAAACAGCACCTGAAGGCAAACGGATGGGTCATGCCGGTGCAATCATTTCAGGCGGTAAAGGAACTGCTGCAGAAAAAATCAAAACACTTCGTGCCAATGGTATCGAAGTAGCAGAAACGCCAGCTATCATCGGTGAGACGTTGATTCGTGTCATCAAAGAAGCCGGTATTTACGATGAATGTGTCACAGGTTCAACTGTGAACTAA
- the sucC gene encoding ADP-forming succinate--CoA ligase subunit beta: MNVHEYQAKELLRSYGVPVPNGIAAFTVEEAVDAAEQLSGPIKVVKAQIHAGGRGKAGGVKLAKSQEEVKAFATELLGKTLVTHQTGPEGKVIQRLLVEEGCAIDKEYYLGIVLDRVTGRVVIMGSSEGGMDIEEVAEATPEKIIKEVVDPAVGLQAFQARKLAFAMGVPVKLVNKFVGMVTKLYTFFVDKDCSIAEINPLVTTKDGDVLALDAKLNFDSNALYRHADVVALRDESEEDPREVEASKNDLNYIALDGNIGCLVNGAGLAMATMDIIKHFSGDPANFLDVGGGATKEKVTEAFKLILSDENVKGIFVNIFGGIMKCDVIAEGIVAATKEVGLELPLVVRLEGTNVDAGKQILKDSGLAITAATSMADGAEKIAALVK, encoded by the coding sequence ATGAATGTACATGAATATCAGGCAAAAGAGTTACTTCGTTCGTACGGTGTACCTGTTCCGAACGGAATTGCAGCATTTACAGTTGAAGAAGCAGTCGATGCAGCAGAACAATTGTCAGGTCCGATCAAAGTCGTAAAAGCACAGATTCACGCAGGGGGTCGCGGTAAAGCCGGTGGTGTTAAATTGGCAAAATCGCAAGAAGAAGTGAAAGCATTCGCGACAGAGTTACTCGGCAAAACACTCGTCACGCATCAAACAGGTCCAGAAGGTAAAGTCATCCAACGTCTTCTTGTTGAGGAAGGTTGCGCGATTGACAAGGAATACTATCTCGGGATTGTCCTTGACCGTGTAACGGGACGTGTCGTCATCATGGGTTCAAGTGAAGGCGGAATGGATATTGAGGAAGTCGCAGAAGCAACTCCGGAAAAAATCATCAAAGAAGTGGTTGATCCGGCAGTTGGTTTACAAGCCTTCCAAGCGCGTAAATTGGCGTTTGCAATGGGTGTTCCGGTTAAACTTGTCAATAAATTCGTCGGTATGGTCACGAAATTGTATACATTCTTCGTCGATAAAGACTGCTCGATTGCTGAAATCAATCCACTCGTCACAACAAAAGACGGTGATGTCTTGGCACTTGATGCAAAACTCAACTTTGATTCAAACGCGTTATACCGTCATGCGGATGTCGTTGCACTCCGTGACGAGTCAGAAGAGGATCCACGTGAAGTGGAAGCTTCTAAAAATGACTTAAACTATATCGCACTCGACGGAAACATCGGATGTCTCGTCAACGGTGCAGGTCTCGCGATGGCGACGATGGATATCATCAAGCATTTCAGCGGCGATCCAGCAAACTTCCTTGATGTCGGTGGCGGTGCGACAAAAGAAAAAGTAACAGAAGCCTTTAAATTGATTTTATCGGATGAGAACGTCAAAGGGATTTTCGTTAACATCTTTGGTGGAATTATGAAGTGTGACGTCATTGCAGAAGGTATCGTTGCCGCAACAAAAGAAGTGGGCTTAGAATTGCCACTCGTCGTCCGTCTCGAAGGAACAAATGTCGATGCCGGGAAACAAATTCTCAAAGATTCAGGTCTAGCGATTACAGCAGCTACATCAATGGCAGACGGCGCAGAAAAAATTGCTGCGCTCGTGAAGTAA